From a single Nostoc edaphicum CCNP1411 genomic region:
- a CDS encoding pseudouridine synthase, whose product MEVRLQKILAQWGIASRREAEEMIRHSRVRINGVLAHLGQKVDPQKDAIAIDGKPVSEKQRPALIYLLLHKPVGVVSTCYDPHGRSTVLDLLPKELREGSGIHPVGRLDADSTGALILTNDGNLTFGLTHPRHSISKTYHVLVKGHPPEAVLQMWRQGVMLEGKKTRTAKVHLVERRTEQSLLEIVLQEGRNRQIRRIAKQLGYPVIQLHRTAIGTIQLQTLKAPFLSEGQYRSLTDDEIHFLQEQITQPIKDSVELRSVSRHEMAKKEE is encoded by the coding sequence ATGGAGGTACGGTTACAAAAAATTCTTGCTCAATGGGGTATCGCCTCACGTCGTGAAGCCGAGGAAATGATTAGGCACTCACGGGTGCGGATTAATGGGGTATTGGCCCATTTAGGTCAAAAGGTTGATCCCCAAAAAGATGCGATCGCAATTGATGGTAAACCTGTATCCGAAAAGCAGCGTCCGGCTTTAATATATCTATTGCTGCACAAACCAGTGGGCGTAGTTTCGACTTGCTACGACCCTCACGGCAGATCAACAGTCCTGGATCTACTACCGAAAGAATTACGAGAGGGTTCAGGTATTCACCCAGTGGGGCGTCTAGATGCAGACTCTACAGGAGCATTAATCCTGACCAATGACGGAAATCTGACATTTGGACTAACCCATCCCCGCCACAGTATTTCCAAGACATATCATGTTTTGGTCAAAGGACATCCTCCAGAAGCAGTTCTACAAATGTGGCGTCAGGGTGTGATGTTGGAGGGAAAAAAAACCAGGACTGCGAAGGTACACCTTGTAGAACGTCGTACCGAGCAAAGCTTGTTAGAAATAGTGTTGCAGGAGGGAAGAAATCGTCAAATTCGCCGTATAGCTAAACAGTTAGGATATCCAGTAATCCAACTACATCGGACTGCGATCGGCACAATTCAATTACAAACTCTAAAAGCACCCTTTTTGTCAGAGGGTCAATATCGTTCCCTCACAGATGATGAGATTCACTTTTTGCAAGAGCAAATAACGCAACCTATTAAAGATTCAGTGGAGTTAAGGAGTGTCAGTAGGCATGAAATGGCTAAGAAAGAAGAATAA
- a CDS encoding helix-turn-helix domain-containing protein gives MKWLRKKNNHQPSLSLEQQRAEKLAEMGAQLWALRQEQGLSLEQVVVLTRVPRRLLQAIEEGNLNDLPEPVYIQGLIRQFADALGLNGVEFSGTFPISSAQLNPQGMGNTSRLDQLRPIHLYFLYILLIVCSVNGLSQLLNNAVLQASNSQNQPYLKQKSIDKPEPTQPKESLKVQPVSDTLNGIQQGQTLQIGVTLKASSWIRVVADGKIEFEGILPEGTHRIWKAQEQLTVKTDNAGGVLMSVNQEKAKEMGEPGKEEEVRIAAKPKF, from the coding sequence ATGAAATGGCTAAGAAAGAAGAATAATCACCAGCCATCACTTTCATTAGAGCAACAACGAGCCGAAAAGTTGGCAGAAATGGGCGCTCAACTTTGGGCATTGCGGCAAGAACAGGGTTTATCTCTAGAGCAAGTGGTTGTATTAACCAGGGTTCCCCGGCGATTATTGCAGGCAATCGAAGAAGGTAATTTAAACGATCTGCCAGAACCAGTCTATATTCAGGGTTTGATTAGGCAATTTGCCGATGCACTAGGACTGAATGGAGTCGAATTTTCTGGCACTTTTCCGATCAGTTCTGCACAACTGAACCCCCAAGGTATGGGGAATACTTCACGCCTTGATCAACTACGTCCGATTCATCTTTACTTTCTTTACATATTGCTAATTGTATGCTCTGTAAATGGCTTATCTCAGTTATTAAATAACGCAGTACTACAAGCAAGTAATAGCCAAAATCAGCCATACCTAAAACAAAAGTCTATTGATAAACCAGAGCCAACCCAACCAAAAGAGTCATTAAAAGTTCAACCTGTCAGCGATACCCTTAACGGCATTCAACAGGGACAGACTTTACAGATTGGTGTCACCTTGAAAGCATCATCTTGGATTCGCGTTGTAGCCGATGGCAAAATCGAGTTTGAGGGTATTCTCCCAGAGGGAACTCACCGAATTTGGAAAGCCCAAGAGCAGCTGACAGTGAAAACTGATAATGCGGGTGGTGTTTTGATGAGCGTCAATCAAGAGAAAGCTAAAGAAATGGGAGAGCCAGGGAAAGAGGAAGAAGTGAGGATTGCTGCCAAGCCTAAGTTTTGA